The segment ACCGTATCGGGGGCGTTAAGCCGAATCGGTTTCCTGTGGCGCGTCGGTCGACGCGCCCAGCTCGGCAGCGACGGCCGCAATCTCGCTGGTCGACGGCCCGGGGGCGGCCACGAAGGCGGTCTGGCGGTAGTACTTCAGTTCCTGGATCGATTCGTGGATATCGGCGAGGGCTCGGTGCGCGAGGCCCTTCGCGGGCTGGCCGAAATAGATGCGCGGGTACCAACGCCGGCACAGCTCCTTGATGGAGCTGACGTCGATCATCCGGTAGTGCAGGAAGGTGTCCAGCGTCGGCATGTCGCGGGCGATGAACCCACGGTCGGTGGCGATCGAATTGCCGCACAGCGGAGCGGTATTCGCGGATTTGACGTGACTACGGATGTAGTCGAGCACCATCTTCTCCGCGGTGGCCAGGTCGATGTCGGAGGCCAGCACCTCCTTGTCCAGGCCGGACTTGGCGTGCATCTTGGCCACCACCTCGACCATCCCGGACAGGTCGTCGGGTTCGGCGTGGATCACCACGTCGATGCCGTCGCCGAGGACGTTGAGGTCGGCGTCGGTGACCAGCGCCGCAATCTCGATGAGCTTGTCGGACTTCAGGTCGAGCCCGGTCATCTCACAGTCGATCCACACGAGTTCTTCACGCACGGAGATCCACAGTATTCGCACCGCCGGCAATCAGCTGACCGCACCTGCCTTCGCGGGGCGTATTCAGTAGTGTCTGGCCCCATGACCGCAGAACCGACCGCGACCCCGGCGCAGCAGATCGCCGCAGGTTATGCGGTGGAAGGGCAGGCCCTGGAGCTGGGCACCGTCGTCGTCGACGGGGTGGTCGACCCGAGCGCGGCGGTGCGGATTCCGCTGGCGATGGTCAACCGACACGGTCTGGTGTCCGGCGCCACCGGAACCGGTAAGACCAAATCGCTGCAGGTGATGGCCGAGCAGTTGTCGGCGGCCGGGGTGCCGGTGTTGATGGCCGATGTCAAGGGCGATCTGTCCGGGCTGTCGCGCCCGGGTGCGGCGGGCGACAAGATCACCCAGCGTGCCACCGACACCGGTGACCCCTGGGCGGGCACGGCCTACCCGGTGGAGTTCCTGACGCTGGGCACCGGGGGCATCGGGGTTCCGGTGCGCGCGACGATCACCAGCTTCGGACCGATCCTGCTGTCAAAGGTGCTGGGGCTCAACGCGACTCAGGAGTCGACGCTCGGGCTGATCTTTCACTGGGCCGACCAGAAGGGCCTCGCCCTGCTGGACCTGAAGGATCTGCGGGCGGTCATCCAGTACCTCACCAGCGACGAGGGAAAGCCGGAACTCAAGGCGCTGGGCGCGGTGTCCACCACGACGGCCGGGGTCATCCTGCGGGCGTTGGTCAACCTGGAGGCCGAGGGCGCCGACACGTTCTTCGGCGAACCCGAACTGGAACCCAAGGATCTGATCCGGCTCGACACGTCGGGCCGCGGCGTCATCTCGCTGCTGGAACTGGGCGCCCAAGCCGCCCGCCCGGTGATGTTCTCGACCTTCCTGATGTGGGTGCTGGCCGATCTGTTCACCACCCTTCCCGAGGAAGGTGACCTGGACAAACCCAAACTGGTGTTCTTCTTCGACGAGGCGCATCTGCTGTTCGACGGCGCCTCCAAGGCCTTCCTGCAGCAGGTCGAGCAGACGGTGAAACTGATCCGGTCCAAGGGCGTCGGGGTGTTCTTCTGCACGCAGCTGCCCACCGACGTCCCCAACGATGTGCTGAGCCAGCTCGGCGCCCGGGTGCAGCACGCGCTGCGCGCGTTTACCCCTGATGATCAGAAGGCGCTGTCCAAGACGGTGCGCACCTACCCCAAGACGAAGGTCTACGATCTCGAAAGCGCGCTGACCTCACTGGGCATCGGGGAGGCCATCATCACCGTGCTCTCGGAGAAGGGCGCGCCGACGCCGGTGGCATGGACCCGGATGCGGGCTCCGCGGTCGCTGATGGACACCATCGGACCGGACGCCATCCGGGCCGCCGCGGCCGCCAGCCCGCTGCAGGCGATCTACGGGCAGACGATCGACCGGGAGTCGGCCTACGAGCGGCTCACCGCCCGCCTTGCCCCACCGCAACCGCTGCCCGCCGACCCGTTGCCGCCGCCGCTGCCCGTCCCCGGGGGCGTCGCCGATGCGGGCGGCACGGTGAGATCGCGCGGCACCGCCGAGCCGAGCCTGCTGGACAAGATGGCGGCCAGCCCGGCATTCAAGAGCGCCATGCGCTCGGCGGGCACGGTGATCGGCCGCGAGATCACCCGCAGCATCTTCGGCACCGGACGCCGCCGTCGCCGCTGACGGGCGCTACTCGCCGCCGAGCTTCTTGTAGACCGCGCCGACGATTGGGGTGACGATGGCCCGCGGTGCGTACCCGCTGGCCACCGACATCGCCTTGGACGTCAGGCCGGGCACGATGCGCATCTTGTTGGCTTCCAGCGCGTCCAGCGACACCTTCGCGGTGTACTCGGTGTCGATCCAGAGGAAGTCCGGGATCAGCCGCTCCACCAGCGACTGCTCGGAGACATCGGGCAGCTCGGTGCGCACCGGGCCGGGCGCCAGCAGCGTGACGTGCACGCCGTCCTTCTTGACCTCGCCGCGCAACGACTCGCTGAAGGTGTTCGCAAACGCCTTCGTCGCCGCGTAGGTGGCGTTGTTGGGGATCGGGGAGTTGCCCGCCGCCGAGCCCGAGATCAGGATGCCGCCGGCCTTGCGGGCCAGCATGCCGGGCAACACCGCCAGACAGAGATCGTGCACGGCTACGGCGTTGAGCTGAACCTGGGCCTTCTCCCCGGCCGGGTCGAGCTTCGCCAGCGGCCCGAAGGTCGCCGTCCCGGCATTGGCGCACAGGATGGAGATGTTGCGGCCGGCGAGTTCGTCGCACAGCACCTCGCGGGCGGCCGGGTCGGCGAGGTCGAGTGCCCGGACCTCCACCGTCACACCATGTCGTTCGGTGATCCGCCCGGCCAGCTCGGCGAGTACCTCGCCGCGGCGTGCCGTGATGATCAGGTGGTGGCCACGGGCGGCCAGATCGAAGGCCAGGGCCTCGCCGATGCCCTGGGAGGCACCGGTGACGACTGCGCGGGCATCGGGGTGGGGCGCGGGTACGGGCATGGCAGAAATCGTAGGGACCGTTAGGGTGGCGCCCATGAGCAGCCCCGGGTCGGCGCCGCCTGCGGCCCGGCGGTCACAGATTCTGTCCTGGGTTCTCTACGACTGCGGGGCCACCGGCCTGAACGCGATCGTCGTGACCTTCGTCTTCTCCGTCTACCTCACCAGCGCGGTCGGCGAGGGCCTGCCGGGGGAGACCACGCCGGCGAGCTG is part of the Mycobacterium adipatum genome and harbors:
- the orn gene encoding oligoribonuclease; translation: MREELVWIDCEMTGLDLKSDKLIEIAALVTDADLNVLGDGIDVVIHAEPDDLSGMVEVVAKMHAKSGLDKEVLASDIDLATAEKMVLDYIRSHVKSANTAPLCGNSIATDRGFIARDMPTLDTFLHYRMIDVSSIKELCRRWYPRIYFGQPAKGLAHRALADIHESIQELKYYRQTAFVAAPGPSTSEIAAVAAELGASTDAPQETDSA
- a CDS encoding helicase HerA-like domain-containing protein, which encodes MTAEPTATPAQQIAAGYAVEGQALELGTVVVDGVVDPSAAVRIPLAMVNRHGLVSGATGTGKTKSLQVMAEQLSAAGVPVLMADVKGDLSGLSRPGAAGDKITQRATDTGDPWAGTAYPVEFLTLGTGGIGVPVRATITSFGPILLSKVLGLNATQESTLGLIFHWADQKGLALLDLKDLRAVIQYLTSDEGKPELKALGAVSTTTAGVILRALVNLEAEGADTFFGEPELEPKDLIRLDTSGRGVISLLELGAQAARPVMFSTFLMWVLADLFTTLPEEGDLDKPKLVFFFDEAHLLFDGASKAFLQQVEQTVKLIRSKGVGVFFCTQLPTDVPNDVLSQLGARVQHALRAFTPDDQKALSKTVRTYPKTKVYDLESALTSLGIGEAIITVLSEKGAPTPVAWTRMRAPRSLMDTIGPDAIRAAAAASPLQAIYGQTIDRESAYERLTARLAPPQPLPADPLPPPLPVPGGVADAGGTVRSRGTAEPSLLDKMAASPAFKSAMRSAGTVIGREITRSIFGTGRRRRR
- the cmrA gene encoding mycolate reductase (Catalyzes the final step in mycolic acid biosynthesis.) gives rise to the protein MPVPAPHPDARAVVTGASQGIGEALAFDLAARGHHLIITARRGEVLAELAGRITERHGVTVEVRALDLADPAAREVLCDELAGRNISILCANAGTATFGPLAKLDPAGEKAQVQLNAVAVHDLCLAVLPGMLARKAGGILISGSAAGNSPIPNNATYAATKAFANTFSESLRGEVKKDGVHVTLLAPGPVRTELPDVSEQSLVERLIPDFLWIDTEYTAKVSLDALEANKMRIVPGLTSKAMSVASGYAPRAIVTPIVGAVYKKLGGE